Proteins from a single region of Prosthecobacter vanneervenii:
- a CDS encoding Fe2+-dependent dioxygenase, whose product MLIAIPDVLTAEQVTKARQILDSAEWVDGKGTAGYQSAKTKDNMQLPEDSAAARELGEMILAALSKNPLFLAAALPLQIFPPLFNRYSGGQSFGTHVDNAIRQHRSLPVRIRTDLSATLFFAGPEEYDGGELCIEDTYGVQRVKLPPGHMVLYPSTSLHHVTPVTRGARVCSFFWLQSMIRDDSRRSLLFDLDLAIQRLGRDLPNNATAEQTGVQLTGVYHNLLRQWAEM is encoded by the coding sequence ATGCTCATTGCCATCCCCGACGTACTCACCGCAGAACAAGTCACCAAAGCACGCCAGATTCTTGATTCCGCCGAGTGGGTGGATGGCAAGGGCACCGCGGGCTACCAATCCGCCAAGACCAAGGATAACATGCAGCTTCCGGAAGACAGCGCTGCTGCCCGTGAGCTGGGGGAGATGATCCTGGCTGCGCTGTCCAAGAATCCGCTCTTTCTGGCCGCAGCACTGCCGCTGCAAATCTTCCCGCCGCTTTTCAACCGCTACTCCGGCGGCCAGTCGTTTGGCACGCATGTGGACAATGCCATCCGCCAGCACCGCAGCCTGCCGGTGCGCATCCGCACAGATCTGAGCGCCACGCTCTTCTTTGCCGGGCCGGAGGAGTATGATGGCGGGGAGCTGTGCATCGAGGACACCTATGGCGTGCAGCGCGTGAAGCTGCCGCCCGGCCACATGGTGCTCTATCCTTCCACCAGCCTGCACCATGTCACGCCTGTGACACGCGGTGCGCGCGTCTGCTCCTTCTTCTGGCTGCAGAGCATGATCCGCGATGACAGCAGGCGCTCGCTGCTTTTTGATCTCGATCTGGCCATCCAGCGCCTGGGCCGCGACCTGCCCAACAACGCCACCGCCGAGCAGACCGGTGTGCAGCTCACAGGCGTGTACCACAATCTTCTTCGCCAGTGGGCGGAAATGTGA
- a CDS encoding PepSY domain-containing protein, producing MKPTFHRLIFWSHLIIGLLAGVVILSMAVTGLLISYETQILDWAHRDLRVTPGGAHLDVETLVAKVREAKPELVPTGITWKANPEMPVTLTVGKEGVFYANPYTGAFLGEGHRAWRDFFHAATEWHRFLSGTGLPRETGKAITGAGNLLFGLLLLSGLYLWWPRQWRWVNVRAVLLFNPRLRGRARNWNWHNVFGFWSALPLLFIILTGLVMSYGWANNLLFTLAGSKPPPPKERREGGPRGAGGPDRREASGPREKSMPTLSGLAPLLAQVKQQMPGWTTLSLRMPQTPGAPFSLMVDRGGRGQVHLRTMLNLDASQGKVLPSPDDFLQQNLGRRLRMYARFLHTGELFGFFGQTVAALCTLCTIILIWTGFALAWRRFVKP from the coding sequence GTGAAGCCGACTTTTCACCGCCTCATTTTCTGGAGTCACCTCATCATCGGCCTGCTGGCCGGTGTGGTCATCCTCTCCATGGCCGTCACCGGGCTGCTCATCTCCTATGAGACCCAGATTCTTGACTGGGCGCACCGGGATCTGCGTGTCACTCCTGGTGGTGCGCATTTGGATGTTGAGACGCTGGTGGCAAAAGTGCGTGAGGCGAAGCCGGAGCTGGTTCCTACGGGCATCACATGGAAAGCAAACCCGGAAATGCCGGTGACCCTGACCGTCGGCAAAGAAGGCGTCTTTTATGCCAACCCCTACACGGGCGCGTTTCTGGGAGAAGGACACCGCGCATGGCGCGACTTCTTCCACGCCGCGACTGAGTGGCACCGCTTTCTGTCAGGAACCGGACTGCCGCGTGAAACTGGGAAAGCCATCACGGGAGCTGGCAACCTGCTCTTTGGGCTGCTGCTGCTCTCCGGTCTTTATCTCTGGTGGCCCCGCCAATGGCGCTGGGTCAATGTGCGAGCCGTGCTGCTTTTCAACCCGCGACTGCGTGGCCGTGCCCGCAACTGGAACTGGCACAACGTCTTTGGCTTCTGGAGTGCGCTGCCGCTGCTGTTCATCATTCTGACAGGGCTGGTCATGTCCTACGGCTGGGCCAACAACCTGCTATTCACTCTTGCTGGCAGCAAGCCGCCGCCCCCCAAAGAGCGCCGCGAAGGCGGCCCCCGAGGTGCGGGCGGTCCTGACCGCCGCGAGGCAAGCGGCCCCCGTGAAAAGAGCATGCCCACGCTGTCGGGTCTGGCCCCGCTGCTAGCGCAAGTAAAACAGCAAATGCCTGGCTGGACCACTCTGAGTCTGCGTATGCCGCAGACGCCTGGGGCCCCATTTTCGCTCATGGTGGACCGAGGCGGCCGAGGTCAGGTGCATCTCCGCACCATGCTGAATCTCGATGCATCCCAGGGAAAAGTGCTGCCGAGCCCGGATGACTTCCTGCAGCAGAACTTGGGCCGCAGGCTGCGCATGTATGCCCGCTTTCTCCACACCGGCGAGCTCTTTGGCTTCTTTGGCCAAACAGTGGCAGCCCTCTGCACTTTGTGTACCATCATCCTGATTTGGACCGGTTTTGCTCTGGCTTGGCGACGTTTTGTTAAGCCGTAA